Proteins encoded in a region of the Ziziphus jujuba cultivar Dongzao chromosome 3, ASM3175591v1 genome:
- the LOC107422546 gene encoding uncharacterized protein LOC107422546, which yields MSTLKLTAKISKFFPKSTPKCNSNHKALLTTATRPLQFFKKDKDVADTCKKTKEAAEAVEQGAKEVRETCEFMRDTVETTAKKVTKMTKEATDKVSETAGNFTEKAKGTVSGALGMAKNATEIIKDKVVGK from the exons ATGTCGACCTTAAAACTCACAgcaaaaatttccaaattcttCCCAAAATCCACACCCAAATGCAATTCTAACCATAAGGCTCTTCTCACCACTGCCACCAGGCCATTGCAA TTCTTCAAAAAGGATAAAGACGTAGCAGATACATGTAAGAAGACCAAAGAAGCAGCAGAAGCAGTTGAACAAGGAGCAAAAGAAGTCAGGGAAACTTGTGAATTTATGAGAGACACTGTAGAAACAACTGCAAAAAag GTTACCAAAATGACAAAGGAGGCTACAGATAAAGTATCTGAAACAGCAGGAAACTTCACCGAGAAAGCAAAGGGCACAGTCTCAGGTGCTTTGGGAATGGCCAAGAATGCCACTGAAATCATCAAGGACAAAGTCGTGGGCAAGTGA
- the LOC107422547 gene encoding glycine-rich protein 23, translating to MENYYWSTIFVLILVPVHAAARKVPNAPGSPNEQTLAVHASAPAESPTGAGLGDKKNFIYGGVGGFAGVGGYAGVLPALGGFAGIGKYGGIGGAAGIGGLGGAGGLGGAGGLGGAGGLGGAGGIGGAGGGLGHGIGGVGGLGGGVGGAAGGLGGGAGGAAGGAGGAGGFHPCP from the coding sequence ATGGAGAACTATTATTGGAGCACCATCTTTGTTCTTATCCTTGTTCCGGTACATGCAGCTGCACGTAAAGTACCGAATGCTCCTGGTAGTCCCAATGAGCAAACGCTAGCTGTCCATGCTAGTGCACCAGCTGAGTCACCCACTGGAGCTGGACTAGGTGACAAGAAGAACTTCATATATGgtggagttggtggatttgccGGTGTTGGTGGCTATGCGGGTGTGTTGCCTGCGCTTGGCGGGTTCGCCGGGATTGGCAAGTATGGTGGAATCGGCGGAGCTGCGGGGATTGGGGGTCTTGGCGGTGCTGGTGGACTTGGCGGTGCTGGTGGACTTGGTGGGGCTGGTGGACTTGGTGGAGCTGGTGGAATTGGTGGAGCTGGTGGTGGCCTTGGACATGGTATCGGTGGTGTCGGTGGTTTGGGCGGTGGAGTTGGCGGTGCTGCCGGAGGGTTGGGCGGCGGTGCAGGTGGTGCCGCTGGTGGTGCTGGTGGCGCTGGTGGCTTTCATCCATGCCCTTGA
- the LOC107422566 gene encoding inosine triphosphate pyrophosphatase, whose protein sequence is MAATKATGFLLPRPVTFVTGNAKKLEEVRAILGNSIPFQSLKLDLPELQGEPEDISKEKARLASIQVNGPVLVEDTCLCFNALKGLPGPYIKWFLQKIGHEGLNNLLMAYEDKSAYALCAFSFALGPDIEPITFLGKTMGKIVPARGPNDFGWDPIFQPDGYEQTYAEMPKEEKNKISHRYKALAQVKSHFVEAEYKFQTDNSI, encoded by the exons ATGGCGGCGACAAAGGCAACTGGGTTTCTACTCCCAAGGCCGGTGACCTTTGTGACTGGCAACGCCAAGAAGCTCGAAGAAGTCCGAGCCATATTGGGCAACTCCATTCCCTTTCAATCTCTCAAGCTCGACC TGCCAGAATTGCAAGGCGAGCCTGAAGATATCTCCAAAGAGAAAGCTCGGTTGGCTTCCATTCAG GTGAATGGGCCTGTGCTTGTTGAAGATACTTGTCTCTGCTTCAATGCACTCAAGGGTCTTCCGG GGCCGTACAT CAAGTGGTTCCTGCAGAAGATTGGCCATGAAG GTCTCAACAATTTGTTAATGGCATATGAGGACAAATCTGCTTATGCTTTATGTGCCTTTTCTTTTGCTCTTGGGCCTGATATTGAGCCAATCACATTTCTGGGGAAAACTATG GGGAAGATTGTTCCAGCGAGAGGACCTAATGATTTTGGATGGGATCCGATATTTCAACCTGATGGCTATGAGCAAAC TTATGCTGAGATGCCAAAggaagaaaagaacaaaatttctcaccgCTACAAGGCTCTTGCGCAGGTGAAGTCTCATTTTGTTGAAGCTGAATACAAATTTCAGACAGACAACTCTATCTAA
- the LOC125423339 gene encoding LRR receptor-like serine/threonine-protein kinase RGI1, whose translation MSSMPSSRQSIFFFFFFFFQNLSCSSSSFSIFLLLTLFNSSVFSVSANHEAFLLYSWLHSSSTSPPPPSFSDWNIVDSNPCNWTSISCSPQGFVSEINIQSVPLQLPLISNLSSFHSLKKLVISDANLTGTIPPEIGDCTELIHIDISSNTLVGSVPSSIGKLHKLEDLIFNSNQLTGKIPDELSNCTGLKNLLLFDNRLSGTIPVELGKLSHLEVLRAGGNQDIVGKIPEALGDCRNLTVLGLADTQVSGSLPTSLGKLSKLQTLSIYTTMISGEIPAELGNCSELVNLFLYENSLSGSIPPELGKLQKLEQLLLWQNSLVGLIPEELGNCTSLRMIDLSLNSLSGIIPLSFGGLLELEEFMISNNNISGSIPSDLSNARNLIQLQLDTNQISGLIPPELGMLSKLNVFFAWQNQLEGSIPSTLANCSNLQALDLSHNSLTGSIPPGLFQLQNLTKLLLISNDISGSIPEEIGNCSSLVRLRLGNNRIAGGIPRTIGGLRSLNFLDLSWNRLSGSVPDEVGSCTELQMIDLSKNVLKGQLPNTLSSLSELQVLDVSDNQFSGQIPASFGRLKSLNKLILSRNLFSGSIPSSLGLCLSLQLLDLSSNELTGTIPVELCKIEALEIALNLSCNGFSGPIPSQISSLNKLSVLDISHNKLGGELNPLAGLDNLVSLNLSYNNFTGYLPDNKLFRQLPPTDLAGNPGLCSSTKGPCFLSDIGPSGVPRTEDEIKRSRRLKLAIALLITLTIAMVVMGVIAVIRARRTVRDDDESELGDSWPWQFTPFQKLNFSVEQILKCLVDSNVIGKGCSGIVYRADMDNGEVIAVKKLWPAAMATGNGYHHDDKSGVRDSFSAEVKTLGSIRHKNIVRFLGCCWNRNTRLLMYDYMPNGSLGSLLHERTGNALEWELRYQILLGAAQGLAYLHHDCVPPIVHRDIKANNILIGLEFEPYIADFGLAKLVEDGDFARSSNTVAGSYGYIAPEYGYMMKITEKSDVYSYGVVVLEVLTGKQPIDPTIPDGLHVVDWVRQKRGGIEVLDQSLLSRPESEIEEMMQALGIALLCVNSNPDERPTMKDVSAMLKEIKHEMEEYAKVDVLLKGSPANKDVQVQHDTKGCNSGVLGATSSRAAAMQSLFLKSNNTSFSASSLLYSSSSNSKMGFKS comes from the exons ATGTCTTCGATGCCCAGCTCGAGGCaatccatcttcttcttcttcttcttcttcttccaaaacCTTTCTTGTTCCTCTTCTTCATTCTCTATCTTTCTACTTCTCACTCTCTTCAATTCCTCTGTTTTCTCTGTTTCTGCAAACCATGAAGCTTTTCTTCTCTATTCATGGCTGCACAGCTCTTCTacttcaccaccaccaccgtctTTCTCAGACTGGAACATTGTTGATTCCAACCCATGTAACTGGACCTCCATATCTTGCTCTCCACAAGGTTTCGTCTCAGAGATCAATATCCAATCAGTCCCTCTTCAGCTTCCATTGATTTCCAATCTCTCTTCTTTTCATTCCCTTAAAAAACTTGTAATTTCCGACGCTAATCTCACTGGAACTATACCGCCTGAGATTGGTGATTGCACTGAACTTATTCACATCGATATTAGTTCGAACACTCTCGTCGGCTCTGTTCCTTCTAGTATCGGTAAGCTTCACAAACTCGAGGATTTGATTTTCAACTCCAATCAGCTCACTGGGAAAATCCCAGATGAGTTAAGCAATTGCACTGGGCTAAAGAATCTGCTTCTTTTCGACAACCGGCTGAGCGGGACTATTCCGGTGGAGCTCGGAAAACTTTCCCATCTCGAAGTTCTTCGAGCAGGAGGGAACCAAGACATTGTTGGGAAAATCCCAGAAGCGCTTGGAGATTGCAGAAATTTGACAGTTTTGGGACTAGCTGATACCCAAGTTTCGGGTTCATTGCCAACTTCATTGGGTAAGCTGAGCAAGCTTCAAACATTGTCCATATACACCACCATGATCTCTGGTGAAATCCCAGCTGAATTAGGTAACTGCTCTGAGCTTGTGAACTTGTTTCTTTACGAAAACAGCCTCTCCGGTTCCATACCACCGGAGCTCGGTAAGCTTCAGAAGCTAGAACAATTGCTGTTATGGCAGAACAGTCTTGTTGGTTTAATCCCAGAAGAGCTTGGAAACTGTACTAGCTTGAGGATGATCGATTTGTCATTGAATTCATTATCTGGAATCATACCATTATCATTTGGAGGTCTTTTAGAGCTTGAGGAATTCATGATTAGCAACAACAATATCTCTGGTTCAATACCCTCTGACCTTTCCAATGCCAGAAATCTGATTCAGCTTCAGCTTGATACAAATCAGATCTCAGGTTTAATCCCACCAGAGCTTGGAATGTTATCGAAGCTGAATGTTTTCTTCGCTTGGCAAAACCAGCTTGAAGGAAGTATACCTTCAACTTTGGCTAATTGTAGTAATCTTCAGGCACTTGACTTGTCACACAACTCTCTCACTGGTAGCATACCTCCTGGTCTTTTCCAGCTTCAGAATCTCACAAAACTCCTATTGATTTCAAATGATATTTCGGGTTCGATACCCGAAGAGATCGGTAACTGCAGCTCTCTTGTGAGATTGAGGCTTGGAAACAATAGAATTGCTGGTGGAATTCCTAGAACAATTGGTGGTCTCAGGAGCTTGAACTTCCTTGATCTTTCATGGAATCGACTTTCGGGGTCTGTTCCTGATGAGGTTGGAAGCTGCACAGAATTGCAAATGATCGACCTCAGCAAAAATGTCTTAAAGGGTCAGCTGCCTAACACTTTGTCATCTCTATCAGAGCTTCAGGTGTTGGATGTTTCTGATAACCAATTTTCGGGTCAGATACCGGCGAGTTTCGGTCGCCTTAAGTCGTTAAACAAGTTGATTCTGAGCAGAAATCTGTTCTCTGGATCAATACCTTCATCACTTGGACTCTGCTTGAGTCTCCAATTGCTTGACCTCAGCAGCAATGAGCTCACAGGTACTATTCCAGTGGAACTTTGCAAGATTGAAGCACTTGAAATTGCTCTGAACCTTAGCTGCAATGGATTTTCTGGACCAATTCCATCTCAGATATCTTCACTGAACAAGCTTTCCGTACTTGACATCTCACATAACAAGCTCGGAGGTGAATTGAATCCCCTAGCAGGGCTCGATAACCTCGTCTCTCTCAATCTTTCTTACAATAACTTCACTGGTTATCTTCCAGACAACAAGCTCTTCAGACAGTTACCACCAACTGACTTGGCTGGAAATCCGGGCCTCTGTTCTTCAACAAAAGGTCCGTGCTTCTTGAGTGATATTGGCCCCAGTGGAGTGCCAAGAACCGAAGATGAAATCAAGCGATCGCGGAGACTTAAACTGGCAATTGCATTGCTGATCACATTGACAATAGCAATGGTGGTAATGGGAGTGATCGCGGTGATTAGAGCACGAAGAACTGTTCGAGATGATGATGAATCAGAATTGGGAGACTCATGGCCATGGCAATTCACTCCATTCCAGAAGCTCAACTTCTCTGTGGAACAAATACTGAAATGCCTAGTGGATTCCAATGTGATTGGAAAAGGGTGTTCTGGAATTGTTTACCGGGCTGATATGGACAATGGTGAAGTCATTGCAGTGAAGAAACTCTGGCCTGCTGCAATGGCAACAGGCAATGGATATCATCATGATGACAAAAGTGGAGTTCGGGATTCATTCTCAGCGGAGGTGAAAACATTAGGTTCGATTCGCCATAAAAACATCGTTCGATTCCTAGGATGTTGTTGGAATCGAAACACGAGATTGCTAATGTATGATTACATGCCAAATGGAAGCTTGGGGAGTCTCCTCCATGAGAGAACAGGAAATGCATTGGAATGGGAACTTAGATACCAAATCTTATTGGGTGCAGCACAAGGCCTTGCTTATTTACACCATGATTGTGTGCCTCCAATTGTTCACAGGGATATCAAGGCCAATAACATCCTTATAGGCCTAGAATTTGAGCCTTACATTGCTGATTTCGGCTTAGCCAAGCTAGTTGAGGATGGCGATTTTGCTCGTTCATCCAACACGGTTGCTGGTTCTTATGGATACATTGCTCCTG AATATGGCTATATGATGAAAATCACAGAGAAAAGTGATGTTTATAGCTATGGTGTAGTTGTATTAGAGGTATTAACAGGAAAGCAACCAATTGATCCAACAATACCAGATGGTCTACATGTTGTTGATTGGGTTAGACAGAAGAGAGGTGGAATTGAAGTACTTGATCAAAGTCTACTTTCAAGACCAGAATCAGAGATAGAGGAAATGATGCAGGCATTGGGGATAGCTTTACTTTGTGTAAATTCAAACCCTGATGAGAGACCAACCATGAAAGATGTGTCTGCAATGCTCAAAGAGATCAAGCATGAAATGGAAGAATATGCAAAAGTTGATGTGCTTCTCAAAGGGTCACCAGCAAATAAAGATGTTCAAGTTCAACATGATACTAAAGGCTGTAATAGTGGAGTTTTAGGAGCAACATCTTCAAGAGCTGCTGCAATGCAAAGCTTGTTTCTTAAAAGCAATAACACAAGCTTCTCTGCTTCATCACTTCTTTATTCGTCTTCATCTAATTCCAAAATGGGTTTTAAGtcataa
- the LOC125423618 gene encoding probable pectate lyase 8, which yields MADSRRCVWTFMVVLVMFCFVGALARVRLDEISLTREEGGETGQLQSSRNSSMADRLAHFAEGLNDNAVQDPEEVVSLVEMSIRNSTERRKLGFFSCGTGNPIDDCWRCDPDWQKNRKRLADCGIGFGRNAIGGRDGRFYVVTDPGDDDPVNPKPGTLRHAVIQDKPLWIVFKRDMVIQLKQELIMNSFKTIDGRGVNVHIANGACITIQFVTNIIIHGLHIHDCKPTGNAMVRSSPSHFGWRTMADGDAISIFGSSHIWVDHNSLSNCADGLVDAVLGSTAITISNNHFTHHNEVILLGHSDSYTRDKQMQVTIAYNHFGEGLIQRMPRCRHGYFHVVNNDYTHWEMYAIGGSANPTINSQGNRYSAPTNPFAKEVTKRVETAASQWKSWNWRSEGDLLLNGAYFTPSGAGASASYARASSLGAKSSAMVGTMTSGAGVLGCRRGHQC from the exons ATGGCGGATTCTCGGAGATGTGTTTGGACTTTCATGGTGGTTCTCGTCATGTTCTGCTTCGTGGGCGCACTTGCCAGAGTACGGTTGGACGAGATCTCTCTAACCAG GGAGGAAGGTGGAGAAACTGGGCAGTTGCAGAGCTCAAGGAACTCATCAATGGCGGACAG gcTCGCACATTTCGCTGAGGGGCTGAACGACAATGCAGTTCAAGACCCAGAAGAAGTCGTCTCCTTGGTTGAGAT GAGCATCCGCAACAGCACTGAAAGGAGAAAGCTTGGTTTTTTCTCATGTGGAACTGGCAATCCCATTGATGATTGCTGGCGCTGCGATCCCGACTGGCAGAAAAACCGCAAGCGTCTTGCAGACTGTGGCATTGGTTTTGGTAGAAATGCCATCGGTGGTCGTGATGGTCGATTCTATGTTGTCACCGACCCCGGTGATGATGACCCTGTTAACCCAAAACCTGGTACTCTGCGTCATGCTGTCATCCAGGACAAGCCTCTGTGGATTGTGTTCAAGAGGGACATGGTGATACAGTTGAAGCAGGAGCTTATCATGAACAGCTTCAAAACAATTGATGGTCGTGGGGTCAATGTCCACATTGCTAATGGAGCTTGCATCACAATTCAGTTCGTGACTAATATCATTATACACGGTCTTCACATCCATGACTGCAAGCCCACTGGTAATGCCATGGTGAGGAGCTCACCATCTCATTTTGGATGGAGAACGATGGCTGATGGTGATGCCATCTCCATCTTTGGGTCAAGCCACATATGGGTTGATCACAACTCCCTCTCTAACTGTGCTGATGGCCTCGTTGACGCTGTCCTTGGCTCGACCGCCATTACCATTTCCAACAACCACTTCACCCACCACAATGAG GTGATACTTTTGGGCCATAGTGACTCTTATACAAGAGACAAGCAAATGCAAGTCACCATTGCGTACAACCATTTTGGAGAGGGACTCATCCAGAGAATGCCAAG GTGTAGGCACGGGTATTTCCATGTGGTGAACAATGACTACACTCACTGGGAAATGTATGCCATTGGTGGAAGTGCAAATCCTACCATTAACAGCCAGGGCAACAGATATTCGGCTCCAACCAACCCCTTTGCAAAGGAG GTGACAAAAAGGGTGGAAACAGCTGCAAGTCAGTGGAAGAGTTGGAATTGGAGGTCAGAGGGAGATCTGCTGCTGAATGGTGCCTACTTCACTCCATCTGGTGCTGGTGCATCAGCAAGTTATGCAAGGGCCTCAAGTTTAGGAGCCAAGTCCTCTGCTATGGTCGGTACCATGACTTCCGGTGCTGGTGTACTTGGTTGCCGCAGAGGCCATCAATGCTAG